TCCACGGGCTTTACGCAGCCGTGAAAGATCGAATCGGTGGAGTCTGCGAGTTTTGCGCCGGAGCCTTCGGCGTCAAGGACGCTGTCGCGGCCTGCGGGGTCAAACTGGCGGGGGAGTTCGAAGGTCATCCAAGCTTCAAGAAGCTCGTGGCCCAGGGCTACCAGGTCATCACGTTCTGAGACGAACAACGCATGCTCCTGTGCAGGTGATGCCCTTCCTGCACAGGCCGCGTATCTTTCACAGATATCGTGACAACATGAGGAGGTCTCACACGTGCCAGAAATGCTCTGTCCGTTCTCTACTGCTTGGGAGTACAAGACGACGATCGCGGCTGCCAATCCAAGGTAGAATGAATGATGGAACCAACAGGCGGAATGCTTGGATCAGATCCGCTACCCCTCATTGTGGCGGCTTACCTCGTCATGGCGATTGTCATGGCCGTATTGTGGGCTGTGCAGTGCCGAATGAGGAATGCCGCCATCGGGGACGTCGGATGGTGCGCGGGGCTGATTGTCGTCGTGTGGTGGTATGCCACACAAGCGCCCAGTGGTATCGAGCGAAGACTCCTGACCGTGATGTTGGTGACGCTCTATGCGGGGCGACTCGGGCTCTACATTCTGTTCAATCGCATAAAGGGGAAACCGGAAGATGTTCGGTATCGCCGACTCCGGGAGGAATGGGGTGAAACAGAGCCGTCAAAGATGTTCGCGTACTTTCAGCTGCAAGC
The Candidatus Nitrospira nitrosa DNA segment above includes these coding regions:
- a CDS encoding DsrE family protein, with the protein product MSKAAIVVLAGTETHEGLGRVVNALEAVKEFKDGHEDVQLIFDGAGAQWIPELEKPDHKLHGLYAAVKDRIGGVCEFCAGAFGVKDAVAACGVKLAGEFEGHPSFKKLVAQGYQVITF